In one Sphingomonas hankookensis genomic region, the following are encoded:
- a CDS encoding HAD family hydrolase, with product MPIDLICLDADDTLWHNMRHFEEAHHAFTAMLRPFAAADVALETLDACEARNLKLYGYGAKGFTLSMIETALELGGDRLPSGVIANILAAGRRLLAHPVELLHGIEATLDALSQRGRLVLVTKGDLLHQEAKLAASGLGDRFAGIEIVSDKTTETFTRLFDRYGATPEAAVMAGDSMRSDVLPALSAGAWAAYVPQPLAWAHEAGEPPIDHPRFRQLPDLAALPDWIDSIGR from the coding sequence ATGCCGATCGATCTTATCTGCCTCGATGCCGACGACACGCTCTGGCACAATATGCGCCATTTCGAGGAGGCGCATCACGCCTTCACCGCAATGCTTCGCCCGTTCGCGGCCGCCGATGTCGCGCTCGAAACGCTCGACGCCTGCGAGGCGCGCAACCTAAAACTCTATGGCTATGGTGCCAAGGGATTCACGCTATCGATGATCGAAACGGCCCTCGAACTGGGCGGGGATCGTTTGCCGAGCGGCGTGATCGCCAACATACTGGCCGCCGGACGCCGGTTGCTGGCGCATCCTGTCGAGTTACTGCACGGGATCGAGGCGACGCTGGATGCGCTGTCGCAGCGCGGACGACTGGTGTTGGTCACTAAGGGCGACCTGCTGCACCAGGAAGCGAAGCTCGCCGCATCGGGCCTTGGCGACCGCTTTGCCGGGATCGAGATCGTCAGCGACAAGACGACCGAGACGTTTACGCGGCTGTTCGACCGCTATGGCGCGACACCCGAGGCAGCGGTCATGGCAGGCGATTCGATGCGCTCCGACGTTCTGCCCGCCCTGTCGGCCGGGGCATGGGCCGCGTATGTTCCGCAGCCGCTGGCCTGGGCGCACGAGGCGGGTGAGCCGCCGATCGACCATCCCCGCTTTCGCCAGTTGCCCGATCTGGCGGCGCTGCCCGACTGGATCGACTCGATCGGCCGCTAA
- a CDS encoding calcium:proton antiporter has translation MSAARDHEAAMAAEFEETLVSPATKRALLDRTALPWWSTVIPVLGLVAILLNLAKVGGIGAGLAAAIMIGCVIAAVHHAEVVAHKVGEPFGTLVLAVAVTVIEVSLIVSLMLSGSGDVATLARDTVFAAIMIILNFIVGICLLVGGIRHHEQRFVLRGVSAALSVLAAMAVMSLVLPNYTSSVPGPTLSPSQLTFVAIISVILYATFVMVQTVRHRDYFLPATDGSLPKDAHAEPPSAGTAWIAFGALLIALVGVVLLAKDLSPTIEAAVLGAGLPLAVVGILIAALVLAPESLAAVKAARKDRLQTSLNLAMGSALATIGLTIPSVAIVSLVMGWPLSLGIDAKSMVLFALSLLVSTLTLGNGRTTVLSGIVHLTIFAAYLFITIVP, from the coding sequence ATGTCGGCGGCACGAGACCATGAAGCGGCGATGGCGGCGGAATTCGAGGAAACGCTGGTCAGTCCGGCGACCAAACGTGCGCTGCTCGACCGTACCGCGCTGCCATGGTGGTCGACGGTCATTCCGGTGCTGGGGCTGGTTGCGATCCTGCTGAACCTGGCGAAAGTGGGCGGGATCGGTGCCGGTCTTGCGGCAGCGATCATGATCGGTTGCGTGATCGCTGCCGTCCATCACGCCGAGGTGGTCGCCCACAAGGTCGGCGAACCGTTCGGAACGCTGGTGCTGGCGGTCGCGGTGACGGTGATCGAGGTTTCGCTGATCGTATCTTTGATGTTGTCCGGCTCGGGGGACGTTGCGACGCTGGCGCGCGATACGGTGTTCGCCGCGATCATGATCATCCTGAACTTCATCGTCGGAATCTGCCTGCTGGTCGGCGGTATTCGTCACCACGAGCAGCGGTTCGTGCTGCGCGGGGTCAGCGCCGCGCTGTCGGTGCTGGCGGCGATGGCGGTGATGTCGCTCGTCCTGCCCAATTATACGTCGAGCGTGCCTGGGCCGACACTGTCGCCGTCGCAGCTTACCTTCGTCGCGATCATCTCGGTCATTCTCTATGCCACGTTCGTGATGGTGCAGACGGTGCGGCACCGCGACTATTTCCTGCCGGCGACCGATGGTTCGCTGCCCAAGGACGCCCACGCCGAGCCGCCGAGCGCCGGAACCGCCTGGATCGCGTTCGGCGCGTTGCTGATCGCGCTGGTGGGGGTGGTGCTGCTGGCGAAGGATTTGTCGCCGACGATCGAAGCGGCGGTGCTGGGGGCGGGGTTGCCGCTGGCGGTCGTCGGCATTCTGATCGCGGCGCTGGTGCTCGCGCCCGAGAGCCTGGCGGCGGTGAAGGCCGCGCGTAAGGACCGGCTTCAGACCAGTCTCAACCTCGCCATGGGATCGGCTCTGGCGACCATCGGGCTGACCATCCCCAGCGTCGCGATCGTGTCGCTGGTGATGGGCTGGCCGTTGTCGCTGGGCATCGATGCCAAGTCGATGGTGCTGTTCGCGCTATCGTTGCTGGTGTCGACGCTGACGCTCGGGAACGGGCGGACGACGGTGCTGTCCGGCATCGTCCACCTGACAATTTTCGCCGCCTATCTGTTCATCACGATCGTTCCGTGA